Proteins co-encoded in one Nicotiana tabacum cultivar K326 unplaced genomic scaffold, ASM71507v2 Un00354, whole genome shotgun sequence genomic window:
- the LOC142179106 gene encoding uncharacterized protein LOC142179106 codes for MIPVYKNKGIKLLCHTIKVWERVVEMRIRKGVSISENKFEFMSEGSTTKAIHLVRRLVEQYRERKQDLHMVFTNLEKTYDKVPRDDLWKCLEDRCVPAVYTIAIKDMYDGAKTRVRKVGGESRHFIVEVRLHQGSALSSFLIALVMDKLTRHIHGELPWWMLLSHDIVLIDEICGSVNARV; via the coding sequence ATGATCCCAGTATACAAAAACAAGGGTATCAAACTACTATGCCACACTATAAAGgtctgggagagggtggtggagatgAGGATAAGGAAGGGGGTGTCTATCTCTGAGAACAAGTTCGAGTTCATGTCGGAGGGTTCGACGACAAAAGCTATTCATCTTGTTAGGAGattggtggaacaatacagggagaGGAAgcaggacttgcatatggtgttcaccAATTTGGAGAAAACATATGACAAAGTCCCTAGGGATGATCTATGGAAATGCTTGGAGGATAGATGTGTACCTGCCGTATACACTAtagcgattaaggacatgtatgatggagctaagacccGAGTGAGAAAGGTGGGAGGAGAATCGAGGCACTTCATAGTAGAGGTGAGGTTGCATCAGGGATCAGCGCTTAGCTCGTTTCTAATTGCCTTGGTGATGGATAAGTTGACACGACACATTCATGGAGAGTTACCTTGGTGGATGTTATTATCACATGATatagtactgattgacgagataTGTGGCAGTGTTAACgctagagtctaa